The Streptomyces sp. NBC_00691 genome has a segment encoding these proteins:
- a CDS encoding electron transfer flavoprotein subunit alpha/FixB family protein produces the protein MAEILVYVDHVDGAVRKPTLELLTLARRIGDPVAVALGNGAADTAAVLAEHGAVKVLTADAPEFTEYLVVPKVDALQAAHDSVSAAGSLAAVLVPSSAEGKEIAARLAVRIGSGLITDAVDLEAGDEGPVATQSAFAASFTTKSRVSKGTPVITVKPNSAPVEAAPAAGAVEALAVSFGALATGTKVTARTPRESTGRPELTEAAIVVSGGRGVNGAENFGIIEALADSLGAAVGASRAAVDAGWYPHSNQVGQTGKSVSPQLYIASGISGAIQHRAGMQTSKTIVAINKDAEAPIFDLVDYGVVGDLFDVVPQLTEEVKSRKG, from the coding sequence ATGGCTGAGATTCTCGTCTACGTCGACCACGTCGACGGAGCCGTCCGCAAGCCCACCCTGGAGCTGCTGACCCTCGCCCGCCGCATCGGCGACCCGGTCGCCGTCGCGCTGGGCAACGGCGCCGCCGACACCGCGGCCGTCCTCGCCGAGCACGGCGCGGTGAAGGTCCTCACGGCCGACGCCCCCGAGTTCACCGAGTACCTCGTGGTCCCGAAGGTCGACGCCCTCCAGGCCGCCCACGATTCGGTGTCCGCCGCCGGCTCGCTGGCCGCCGTGCTCGTCCCGTCCTCCGCCGAGGGCAAGGAGATCGCGGCCCGCCTCGCGGTCCGCATCGGCTCCGGCCTCATCACGGACGCCGTGGACCTGGAGGCCGGTGACGAGGGCCCGGTCGCGACGCAGTCCGCGTTCGCGGCCTCCTTCACCACCAAGTCCCGTGTCTCCAAGGGCACCCCGGTCATCACCGTCAAGCCGAACTCGGCCCCGGTCGAGGCCGCCCCGGCCGCAGGTGCCGTCGAGGCCCTCGCGGTCTCCTTCGGCGCGCTGGCCACCGGCACCAAGGTGACCGCCCGCACCCCGCGCGAGTCGACCGGCCGCCCGGAGCTCACCGAGGCCGCGATCGTGGTCTCCGGTGGCCGTGGCGTCAACGGTGCCGAGAACTTCGGCATCATCGAGGCGCTCGCCGACTCGCTCGGTGCCGCCGTCGGCGCCTCGCGTGCCGCCGTCGACGCCGGCTGGTACCCGCACTCCAACCAGGTGGGCCAGACCGGCAAGTCGGTCTCGCCGCAGCTGTACATCGCCTCCGGCATCTCCGGCGCGATCCAGCACCGCGCGGGCATGCAGACCTCGAAGACGATCGTCGCGATCAACAAGGACGCCGAGGCGCCGATCTTCGACCTGGTCGACTACGGCGTCGTGGGCGATCTCTTCGATGTCGTCCCGCAGCTGACCGAAGAGGTCAAGTCCCGCAAGGGCTGA
- a CDS encoding electron transfer flavoprotein subunit beta/FixA family protein, producing MSLRIVVCVKYVPDATGDRKFADDLTVDRDDVDGLLSELDEYAVEQALQIAEEADDAEVTVLTVGPEDAKDALRKALSMGADKAVHVEDDDLHGTDVMGTSLVLAKAIEKTGYDIVIAGMASTDGTMGVLPAILAERLGVPQVTLLSEVSVEDGVVKGRRDGDTASEQLEASLPAVVSVTDQSGEARYPSFKGIMAAKKKPVESLELDDLDIDADEVGLAGAWTAVDSAAERPARTAGTIVKDEGEGGKQLAEFLAGQKFI from the coding sequence GTGAGCTTGAGGATCGTTGTCTGTGTGAAGTACGTGCCCGACGCGACCGGAGACCGTAAGTTCGCGGACGACCTGACGGTCGACCGCGACGACGTCGACGGCCTGCTGTCGGAGCTCGACGAGTACGCCGTCGAGCAGGCACTGCAGATCGCCGAAGAGGCGGACGACGCCGAGGTCACCGTGCTGACGGTCGGACCCGAGGACGCCAAGGACGCGCTCCGCAAGGCGCTCTCCATGGGCGCCGACAAGGCCGTCCACGTCGAGGACGACGACCTGCACGGCACCGACGTCATGGGCACCTCGCTGGTGCTCGCCAAGGCGATCGAGAAGACCGGCTACGACATCGTCATCGCCGGTATGGCCTCCACCGACGGCACCATGGGTGTCCTCCCGGCCATCCTCGCCGAGCGTCTGGGCGTCCCGCAGGTCACGCTGCTCTCCGAGGTCTCCGTCGAGGACGGCGTCGTCAAGGGCCGCCGTGACGGCGACACCGCCTCGGAGCAGCTCGAGGCCTCCCTGCCGGCCGTCGTCTCCGTGACCGACCAGTCCGGCGAGGCGCGCTACCCGTCCTTCAAGGGCATCATGGCCGCCAAGAAGAAGCCTGTGGAGTCCCTGGAGCTGGACGACCTGGACATCGACGCGGACGAGGTCGGCCTCGCCGGCGCCTGGACCGCGGTCGACTCCGCCGCCGAGCGTCCGGCGCGCACCGCCGGCACGATCGTCAAGGACGAGGGCGAGGGCGGCAAGCAGCTCGCCGAGTTCCTCGCGGGCCAGAAGTTCATCTAA
- a CDS encoding flavin reductase family protein: protein MTVTPDLRPGTVPTIGAPRQASPDLLRSVFRRHAAGVAVVTAHGERPVGFTATSLNSVAAEPPLVSFGVGTSSSSWPVLAEAEHIGVHILGEHQQDLAATFARSGADRFGEETRWSVGPEGVPVLDGVLAWLVCRVVARVPAGDHRIVIAQAVAGDPDGAGRPLLYHHGRFNALRD, encoded by the coding sequence ATGACGGTCACGCCCGACCTCCGACCCGGCACCGTTCCCACCATCGGCGCACCCCGCCAGGCATCCCCGGATCTGCTCCGCTCCGTCTTCCGCCGGCACGCGGCCGGTGTCGCGGTGGTCACCGCGCACGGGGAGCGACCCGTCGGATTCACCGCGACCTCGCTCAACTCCGTCGCCGCCGAACCCCCGCTCGTCTCCTTCGGGGTGGGGACCTCCTCCTCCAGCTGGCCCGTGCTGGCCGAGGCCGAGCACATCGGCGTCCACATACTCGGGGAGCACCAGCAGGACCTCGCCGCCACCTTCGCCCGCAGCGGCGCCGACCGCTTCGGCGAGGAGACCCGCTGGAGCGTGGGACCCGAGGGCGTGCCCGTCCTCGACGGCGTTCTCGCCTGGCTGGTCTGCCGCGTGGTCGCCCGCGTGCCCGCCGGGGACCACCGGATCGTGATCGCGCAGGCCGTCGCGGGGGACCCGGACGGGGCCGGCCGGCCGCTCCTCTACCACCACGGCCGCTTCAACGCGCTGCGCGACTGA
- a CDS encoding TlpA family protein disulfide reductase, translated as MTEIPGIPGTDTLGAEALGVALGERATLVQFSTAFCQPCRATRRTLAEVAAMVPGVGHVEIDAEERLDLVRALGIARTPTVLVLDRTGRVVRRAAGQPRKADVIAALGRAV; from the coding sequence GTGACCGAGATACCCGGGATACCCGGTACCGACACGCTGGGAGCCGAGGCGCTCGGCGTCGCACTGGGGGAGCGCGCCACCCTCGTGCAGTTCTCCACCGCGTTCTGTCAGCCCTGCCGGGCCACCCGGCGCACCCTCGCCGAGGTCGCCGCGATGGTGCCGGGCGTCGGGCACGTGGAGATCGACGCCGAGGAAAGGCTCGATCTCGTACGCGCCCTCGGCATCGCCAGGACCCCCACCGTCCTCGTCCTCGACCGGACGGGGCGGGTCGTCCGGCGGGCCGCGGGACAGCCCCGCAAGGCGGATGTCATCGCCGCCCTGGGGCGGGCGGTCTGA
- a CDS encoding lysophospholipid acyltransferase family protein gives MAELVYRPVIGAALTMFKALDLKIDTQGSEHIPRTGGAVLVSNHISYLDFIFTGLAALPQKRLVRFMAKDSVFRHKVSGPLMRGMKHIPVDRSAGEHAYKHALESLRAGEIIGVFPEATISQSFTLKGFKTGAARLAQEAGVPLIPMALWGTQRVWTKGRPRNFKRSHIPVTIRVGEPLEAPADQYAGAITRRLRERVQELLEAAQRAYPVRPKDANDTWWVPAHLGGTAPTPAQVKDAG, from the coding sequence ATGGCAGAACTCGTGTATCGGCCGGTCATCGGCGCCGCTCTGACCATGTTCAAGGCGCTCGACCTGAAGATCGACACGCAGGGTTCGGAGCACATCCCGCGCACGGGTGGCGCGGTGCTCGTCTCCAATCACATCAGCTATCTGGACTTCATCTTCACAGGCCTGGCCGCGCTCCCGCAGAAGCGTCTCGTGCGCTTCATGGCGAAGGACTCGGTCTTCCGGCACAAGGTCTCGGGGCCGCTGATGCGCGGCATGAAGCACATCCCGGTGGACCGCTCGGCGGGCGAGCACGCCTACAAGCACGCGCTGGAGTCGCTGCGGGCCGGCGAGATCATCGGCGTCTTCCCCGAGGCGACCATCTCCCAGTCGTTCACGCTCAAGGGCTTCAAGACGGGTGCGGCGCGGCTCGCCCAGGAGGCCGGGGTACCGCTGATCCCGATGGCTCTCTGGGGTACGCAGCGCGTCTGGACCAAGGGCCGTCCGCGCAACTTCAAGCGCAGCCACATCCCGGTGACGATCCGCGTCGGCGAGCCCCTGGAGGCCCCCGCCGACCAGTACGCGGGCGCGATCACCCGCCGGCTGCGCGAGCGCGTCCAGGAACTCCTGGAGGCCGCGCAGCGCGCCTACCCGGTGCGCCCCAAGGACGCGAACGACACCTGGTGGGTGCCCGCGCACCTCGGGGGTACGGCTCCGACGCCCGCCCAGGTCAAGGACGCCGGCTGA
- a CDS encoding B3/B4 domain-containing protein: MNLTLTVSDEVRTLVPGFTALVIEAHGLVNGPSDEAGSALLDDAARRLAERLDGRTPDQDPHIAAWRAAYSAFGAKPSRTRNSAEALARRALADGGLPRINRLVDAYNAVSVAHLIPVGGEDLGRIRGAMRLVRALGDEPFVTMAGGAETVEHPEAGEVVWCDEEGVTCRRWNWRQGPRTRIDDDTVDAFFLLESLAPMTREELLAAGTELAESLEKLSPGARITVRDPE, from the coding sequence ATGAACCTCACGCTCACCGTCTCCGACGAGGTGCGCACCCTCGTACCCGGCTTCACCGCCCTGGTGATCGAGGCCCACGGCCTGGTCAACGGGCCCAGTGACGAAGCCGGTTCGGCCCTCCTCGACGACGCCGCGCGCCGGCTCGCCGAGCGGCTCGACGGCCGGACGCCGGACCAGGACCCGCACATCGCCGCCTGGCGCGCCGCCTACTCCGCGTTCGGCGCCAAGCCCTCCCGTACCCGCAACTCCGCGGAGGCGCTCGCCAGGCGGGCGCTCGCGGACGGCGGCCTGCCCCGTATCAACAGGCTCGTCGACGCCTACAACGCGGTGAGCGTCGCCCACCTCATCCCGGTCGGCGGCGAGGACCTGGGCAGGATCCGGGGCGCCATGCGCCTCGTCCGGGCCCTCGGTGACGAGCCCTTCGTCACCATGGCGGGCGGGGCGGAGACGGTGGAGCACCCCGAGGCCGGGGAGGTCGTCTGGTGCGACGAGGAAGGCGTGACGTGTCGCCGCTGGAACTGGCGCCAGGGCCCCCGTACCCGCATCGACGACGACACCGTCGACGCGTTCTTCCTGCTCGAATCGCTCGCCCCGATGACCCGGGAGGAGCTACTCGCGGCGGGCACCGAACTGGCGGAGTCGCTGGAGAAGCTCAGCCCGGGAGCCCGGATCACGGTCCGCGACCCGGAATGA
- a CDS encoding transglutaminase-like domain-containing protein, giving the protein MERRELIQQNPDIAAYLAASEAVDHDHPVVRSVARRLADAHPGAYAYAEAAYRHVRDTVPHSADADDPRVTWRASDVLERRTGICYAKSIAYAALLRAHGIPAALCYQRLADDDGSNPVIHGLVAVLLPGEHAWARQDVRGNKPGVDAHFSLGEERLAWTVRPEFNEVDYPVLYTEPPAAVLDALRAAPDRPSLWRTLPTEL; this is encoded by the coding sequence ATGGAACGCAGGGAACTCATCCAGCAGAACCCGGACATCGCCGCCTATCTGGCCGCGAGCGAGGCCGTCGACCATGACCACCCGGTGGTCCGGTCGGTCGCGCGCCGCCTCGCCGACGCACACCCCGGCGCATACGCATACGCCGAAGCGGCTTACCGCCATGTCCGCGACACCGTCCCTCACTCCGCCGACGCCGACGATCCGCGCGTGACCTGGCGCGCCTCCGACGTCCTGGAGCGGCGCACCGGCATCTGTTACGCCAAGTCGATCGCGTACGCCGCACTCCTGCGGGCGCACGGCATCCCGGCCGCCCTCTGTTACCAGCGGCTCGCCGACGACGACGGCTCGAACCCGGTGATCCATGGTCTCGTGGCCGTGCTGCTGCCCGGGGAGCATGCCTGGGCCCGTCAGGACGTGCGCGGGAACAAGCCCGGCGTCGACGCCCACTTCTCCCTGGGAGAGGAGCGGCTGGCCTGGACCGTACGCCCAGAGTTCAATGAAGTGGATTATCCAGTGCTCTACACTGAACCACCTGCGGCTGTTCTGGACGCGCTGCGCGCCGCGCCCGACCGGCCGTCCCTCTGGCGGACGCTCCCCACGGAGCTCTGA
- a CDS encoding threonine aldolase family protein, whose protein sequence is MTAALGPRTDARRHHDPSVRGFASDNYAGAHPEILAALALANDGHQVAYGEDQYTDHLQRIMHSHFGPTAEAFPVFNGTGANVTALQALTDRWGAVICAESAHINVDEGGAPERMGGLKLLTVPTPDGKLTPELIDRQAWGWEDEHRAMPQVVSITQNTELGTVYTVDEIRAIVEHSHAKGMKVHLDGARIANAAASLDVPMRAFTNAVGVDVISYGGTKNGMLFGEAIVVLNPDAVSHMKHLRKLSMQLASKMRFVSVQLEALLAKDLWLRNARHSNAMAQRLAAGVRELDGVEILYPVQANAVFARLPQEVTRRLQERFRFYFWDESAGDVRWMCAFDTTEDDVDAFLQALKEELAR, encoded by the coding sequence GTGACCGCGGCCCTCGGCCCCAGGACCGACGCACGTCGTCACCACGACCCGTCGGTCCGGGGCTTCGCCAGCGACAACTACGCCGGCGCCCACCCCGAGATCCTCGCGGCCCTCGCCCTCGCCAACGACGGCCACCAGGTCGCCTACGGGGAGGACCAGTACACCGACCACCTCCAGCGGATCATGCACAGCCACTTCGGCCCCACGGCCGAGGCCTTCCCGGTGTTCAACGGGACCGGGGCGAACGTGACCGCCCTCCAGGCGCTCACCGACCGCTGGGGCGCCGTCATCTGCGCCGAGTCCGCGCACATCAACGTGGACGAGGGCGGAGCGCCGGAGCGCATGGGCGGCCTCAAGCTGCTCACCGTGCCCACCCCGGACGGCAAGCTCACCCCCGAGCTCATCGACCGGCAGGCCTGGGGCTGGGAGGACGAACACCGGGCGATGCCGCAGGTCGTCTCGATCACCCAGAACACCGAGCTGGGCACCGTCTACACGGTGGACGAGATCCGCGCGATCGTCGAGCACTCCCACGCCAAGGGCATGAAGGTGCACCTCGACGGGGCCCGGATAGCGAACGCCGCGGCCTCGCTCGACGTACCGATGCGCGCGTTCACCAACGCCGTGGGCGTCGACGTCATCTCGTACGGCGGCACGAAGAACGGCATGCTCTTCGGCGAGGCGATCGTCGTCCTCAACCCCGACGCCGTCAGCCACATGAAGCACCTGCGCAAGCTGTCCATGCAGCTCGCGTCGAAGATGCGCTTCGTGTCGGTGCAGCTGGAGGCCCTCCTCGCGAAGGACCTGTGGCTGCGCAACGCCCGCCACTCCAACGCGATGGCCCAGCGCCTCGCGGCCGGCGTGCGCGAGCTGGACGGGGTGGAGATCCTCTACCCGGTGCAGGCCAACGCGGTCTTCGCCCGGCTCCCGCAGGAGGTCACCCGGCGGCTCCAGGAGCGGTTCCGCTTCTACTTCTGGGACGAGTCGGCCGGCGACGTGCGCTGGATGTGCGCGTTCGACACCACGGAGGACGACGTGGACGCCTTCCTCCAGGCCCTGAAGGAAGAGCTGGCCCGCTAG
- a CDS encoding SDR family oxidoreductase: protein MTANGNGGPLDGAVIAVAGAAGPAGRATLMRLAEAGATVVGSDADPVRLAEAVDAARYAHGGAKVVGDTVDLLDLAATRDWAAKTEKEFGRIDGLVHLVGGWRGSSSFMETDLADWDFLEKLLIRTVQHTSLAFHDGLLRAGGRGRYALISQVGAHKPLANNAAYNAGKAAAEAWTLAMADSFRKLGGDDGPQAAAAILVIKALVHDAMRAERPNAKFAGFTDVTVLADEVAGLWSRPAQEVNGQRLWLTPKP from the coding sequence ATGACCGCCAACGGAAACGGCGGGCCGCTCGACGGCGCCGTCATCGCGGTCGCCGGTGCGGCCGGCCCGGCCGGCCGCGCGACCCTGATGCGCCTCGCCGAGGCGGGCGCGACCGTCGTCGGCTCCGACGCCGACCCGGTGCGCCTCGCGGAGGCCGTCGACGCCGCCCGCTACGCCCACGGTGGCGCCAAGGTCGTCGGTGACACCGTCGACCTGCTCGACCTGGCCGCCACGCGCGACTGGGCCGCGAAGACCGAGAAGGAGTTCGGCCGGATCGACGGCCTGGTCCACCTCGTCGGCGGCTGGCGCGGCAGCTCCTCGTTCATGGAGACCGACCTCGCGGACTGGGACTTCCTGGAGAAGCTCCTCATCCGCACGGTTCAGCACACCTCGCTCGCCTTCCACGACGGGCTGCTGCGGGCCGGCGGCCGGGGCCGCTACGCCCTGATCAGCCAGGTCGGCGCGCACAAGCCGCTCGCCAACAACGCCGCGTACAACGCGGGCAAGGCGGCGGCCGAGGCGTGGACCCTCGCCATGGCCGACTCGTTCCGCAAGCTGGGGGGCGACGACGGTCCGCAGGCGGCGGCTGCCATCCTGGTGATCAAGGCATTGGTGCACGACGCGATGCGCGCCGAACGCCCCAACGCGAAGTTCGCGGGCTTCACCGACGTCACCGTCCTGGCCGACGAGGTCGCCGGGCTGTGGAGCAGGCCCGCCCAGGAAGTGAATGGACAGCGTCTGTGGCTGACCCCCAAGCCGTGA